In a genomic window of Nothobranchius furzeri strain GRZ-AD chromosome 14, NfurGRZ-RIMD1, whole genome shotgun sequence:
- the LOC107389483 gene encoding troponin I, fast skeletal muscle — MASEKRLSARRKHTLKSCMLVVANNLLEVESQAKAAEREKFLAEKCPPLELPYSREELIELCNKLHEEVNNSEEERYCIEFKLNLVLDEVRDLNIKIVDLRGKFKRPRLKKVRMSADAMLKALLGSKHTVNMDLRANLKQVKKEVKEEDKQLRDVGDWRKNIEDKSDRKKMFDS, encoded by the exons AGCTGTATGCTGGTTGTGGCAAATAATTTGCTGGAGGTTGAGTCTCAGGCAAAAGCTGCAGAACGGGAGAAGTTCTTGGCAGAGAAATGCCCTCCTCTAGAGCTACCATACTCCAGGGAAGAGCTTATT GAACTTTGCAATAAACTTCATGAGGAGGTTAACAACAGTGAAGAGGAGAGATACTGCATAGAGTTCAAATTAAACTTAGTGCTCGATGAG GTCAGGGACCTCAATATCAAGATTGTGGATCTTCGAGGCAAGTTTAAGAGACCCCGGCTGAAGAAAGTGCGCATGTCTGCTGACGCCATGCTGAAGGCTCTGTTGGGTTCAAAGCACACGGTCAACATGGACCTAAGAGCCAACCTGAAGCAGGTCAAGAAGGAGGTCAAAGAGGAG GACAAGCAGCTGCGTGATGTGGGAGACTGGCGTAAGAACATTGAAGACAAGTCGGACAGGAAGAAGATGTTTGACAGTTAA
- the LOC107389481 gene encoding troponin I, fast skeletal muscle, producing the protein MSEKKLTSSRRHHLKSLILQIAATWLEQEKKDVIAAKEAYMSEHCPPADLSGDQATLMETCKKLQALIDKIDEERYDLEAKVGKADKEIEDLKIKVVDLAGVKKPALKKVRMSADAMLKALLGSKHTVNMDLRANLKQVKKEVKEEPAEAVGDWRKNIEDKADRKKMFESA; encoded by the exons ATGTCTGA GAAAAAGTTGACGTCCAGCCGCAGGCATCACCTGAAG AGTTTGATTCTTCAGATTGCTGCAACTTGGCTGGAACAGGAGAAGAAGGATGTCATCGCAGCCAAGGAGGCTTACATGTCTGAGCATTGTCCTCCAGCAGACCTGAGTGGAGACCAGGCTACCCTCATG GAGACCTGCAAAAAACTGCAAGCTCTCATTGACAAAATTGATGAGGAGAGATACGACCTGGAGGCCAAAGTGGGCAAGGCTGATAAAGAG ATTGAAGACCTGAAGATCAAAGTGGTAGACCTGGCTGGAGTGAAGAAGCCAGCTCTGAAAAAGGTGCGTATGTCAGCCGACGCCATGCTCAAAGCTCTGCTGGGCTCCAAACACACGGTCAACATGGACTTGAGGGCGAACCTGAAGCAGGTGAAGAAGGAGGTCAAAGAGGAG CCTGCAGAGGCAGTCGGTGACTGGCGTAAGAACATTGAAGACAAAGCAGACAGGAAGAAGATGTTCGAGAGCGCCTAA